Proteins encoded together in one Streptomyces sp. TLI_171 window:
- a CDS encoding amidohydrolase family protein, which produces MTDRGVLHIRGRVLVGPEDVRDELWAVDGRVTFERPAAEPSATLTGWAMPGLVDAHCHVGLDAHGAVDRATSEKQALTDRDAGTLLIRDAGSAADTRWIDDRDDLPKIIRAGRHIARTRRYIRNYAHEIEPGDLAAYAAAEARRGDGWVKLVGDWIDREAGDLTACWPGDALAEAIAAAHAEGARVTAHCFATESLPDLLAAGIDCVEHATGLTEELIPAFVERGVAIVPTLVNIATFPALADGGEAKFPSWSAHMRRLHARRYDTVAAAHDAGIPIYVGTDAGGSLAHGLVAEEAMELTRAGLTPLQALSAAAWAAREWLGRPGLTEGAPADLVVYAADPRADLRVLAAPTHVVLAGRVV; this is translated from the coding sequence ATGACAGACCGCGGGGTGCTGCACATCAGGGGCCGGGTGCTGGTCGGCCCCGAGGACGTCCGGGATGAACTCTGGGCGGTGGACGGGCGGGTGACCTTCGAGCGCCCCGCCGCCGAACCGTCCGCGACCCTCACGGGCTGGGCGATGCCGGGCCTGGTGGACGCGCACTGCCACGTCGGACTGGACGCGCACGGCGCGGTCGACCGGGCCACCAGCGAGAAGCAGGCGCTCACCGACCGGGACGCCGGCACCCTGCTGATCCGCGACGCCGGCTCGGCCGCCGACACCCGCTGGATCGACGACCGCGACGACCTCCCGAAGATCATCCGGGCCGGCCGGCACATCGCCCGCACCCGCCGCTACATCCGCAACTACGCGCACGAGATCGAGCCCGGCGACCTCGCCGCGTACGCCGCCGCGGAGGCCCGGCGCGGCGACGGCTGGGTCAAGCTGGTCGGCGACTGGATCGACCGCGAGGCCGGCGACCTCACCGCCTGCTGGCCCGGCGACGCGCTCGCCGAGGCGATCGCCGCCGCACACGCCGAGGGCGCCCGGGTCACCGCGCACTGCTTCGCCACCGAGTCGCTGCCGGACCTGCTGGCCGCCGGCATCGACTGCGTCGAGCACGCCACCGGCCTCACCGAGGAGTTGATCCCCGCCTTCGTCGAGCGCGGCGTGGCGATCGTCCCCACCCTGGTCAACATCGCCACCTTCCCCGCCCTGGCGGACGGCGGCGAGGCCAAGTTCCCGAGCTGGTCGGCGCACATGCGCCGGCTGCACGCCCGCCGCTACGACACGGTGGCGGCGGCGCACGACGCGGGCATCCCGATCTACGTCGGCACCGACGCGGGCGGCTCGCTCGCCCACGGCCTGGTCGCCGAGGAGGCGATGGAGCTCACCCGGGCCGGACTCACCCCGCTGCAGGCGCTGTCCGCCGCCGCCTGGGCCGCCCGCGAGTGGCTCGGCCGCCCCGGGCTGACCGAGGGCGCCCCCGCCGACCTGGTGGTCTACGCCGCCGACCCGCGCGCCGACCTGCGGGTGCTG
- a CDS encoding aminotransferase class V-fold PLP-dependent enzyme: MLLDLPPLTADRFAAIEDKVAALLRTDADVIVTQGEALLPLEAAIKGVAHPGSTALNIVTGPYGQTFGGWLRDAGAKVVDLAVPYDTAVPATRVAEALQAYPEIDFVSLVHAEAATGNTNPVAEIAAVVRAHGALLMLDAVASVAAEPLLTDAWGVDLCVIGGQKAMGGPAGVSAVSVSERAWQRIAANPAAPRRSYLSLLDWKERWTDAGRTQLPHAPAQLEMLALDACLDAIAAETLDAVIARHRAAAAATRAGALALPALAPYVPAAEHAAPVATTLRTTVDAAELAAEVRRRAPQLPVQAGGGPLSATMLRVNHYGPAANPETVIAVLEALAQATGAPAAPAVSAATAAWERAV, translated from the coding sequence ATGCTGCTCGACCTCCCGCCGCTGACGGCCGACCGGTTCGCCGCGATCGAGGACAAGGTGGCGGCGCTGCTGCGCACCGACGCCGACGTGATCGTCACCCAGGGCGAGGCGCTGCTGCCGCTGGAAGCGGCGATCAAGGGCGTCGCGCACCCCGGCTCCACCGCGCTGAACATCGTCACCGGCCCGTACGGGCAGACCTTCGGCGGCTGGCTGCGGGACGCCGGCGCCAAGGTGGTCGACCTGGCGGTGCCGTACGACACCGCGGTCCCCGCGACGCGGGTCGCCGAGGCGCTGCAGGCGTACCCGGAGATCGACTTCGTGTCGCTGGTGCACGCCGAGGCCGCCACCGGCAACACCAACCCGGTCGCGGAGATCGCGGCGGTGGTGCGGGCGCACGGCGCGCTGCTGATGCTGGACGCGGTGGCCTCGGTGGCCGCCGAGCCGCTGCTCACCGACGCCTGGGGCGTCGACCTGTGCGTGATCGGCGGCCAGAAGGCGATGGGCGGGCCGGCGGGCGTCTCCGCGGTGTCGGTGAGCGAGCGGGCCTGGCAGCGGATCGCCGCCAACCCGGCCGCGCCGCGCCGCTCCTACCTCTCCCTGCTGGACTGGAAGGAGCGCTGGACGGACGCCGGCCGCACCCAACTTCCGCACGCCCCGGCCCAGTTGGAGATGCTCGCGCTGGACGCCTGCCTGGACGCGATCGCCGCCGAGACGCTGGACGCGGTGATCGCCCGGCACCGGGCCGCGGCCGCCGCCACCCGCGCGGGCGCCCTCGCCCTCCCCGCGCTGGCCCCGTACGTGCCGGCCGCCGAGCACGCCGCCCCGGTCGCCACCACGCTGCGCACCACGGTGGACGCCGCCGAGCTGGCCGCCGAAGTCCGGCGGCGCGCCCCGCAGTTGCCGGTCCAGGCCGGCGGCGGCCCGCTCTCCGCCACCATGCTCCGGGTCAACCACTACGGCCCGGCGGCGAACCCCGAGACGGTGATCGCCGTCCTGGAGGCACTGGCCCAGGCCACCGGAGCCCCGGCCGCCCCGGCGGTGTCGGCGGCCACCGCCGCCTGGGAGCGGGCGGTCTGA
- a CDS encoding TauD/TfdA family dioxygenase, producing MSVPNPYWLRDNCPCTECRDPRSGQKRFQINDLPDDLAATEATEDATGLTVLWSDGHRSHYPAGRDGAEEDGDHRTEHAKHLWQAADWARGLPEADWAAYLADPEEQIAVLAAVRRSGFVVLRGVPVAEGEVLAVARSFGYVRETNYGELFDVRVEAGATNLAFTDVAIAPHTDNPYRDPVPTLQLLHCLANEAVGGDSGLVDGFRAAALLRDQDPAAFDLLTRTPVPFRYRDRSADLTAEKPLIGLDPRGAIREVRFNNRSVSTLRGPVGAELDAFYAAYRAFAAITLRPELQLEFRLGPGDCLIFDNTRLLHARTAFEQAGRRHLQGCYADLDSLSSTLSVLRRNTAALDELEALFEGEGAAEYLGEAVTMAEHMLQAGALARAAGAPPALVAAALLHDVGHFHGSGLELMAGADNRHGETAAAWLSRYFPAAVTEPVRLHVEAKRYLCTAEPDYVDRLSPASVHTLALQGGPLTPEQAAAFAALPFGADAVTVRRWDEAAKDPAAPTPSFAEFRPLLLELMR from the coding sequence GTGTCCGTGCCCAACCCGTACTGGCTGCGCGACAACTGCCCGTGCACCGAGTGCCGCGACCCGCGCAGCGGGCAGAAGCGGTTCCAGATCAACGACCTGCCGGACGACCTGGCCGCCACCGAGGCCACCGAGGACGCCACCGGTCTGACCGTGCTCTGGTCCGACGGGCACCGCTCGCACTACCCGGCCGGCCGGGACGGTGCGGAGGAGGACGGCGACCACCGCACCGAGCACGCCAAGCACCTGTGGCAGGCCGCCGACTGGGCGCGCGGGCTGCCCGAGGCCGACTGGGCCGCGTACCTGGCCGACCCCGAGGAGCAGATCGCGGTGCTGGCCGCCGTCCGCCGCTCCGGGTTCGTGGTGCTCCGCGGCGTCCCGGTGGCGGAGGGCGAAGTGCTCGCCGTGGCACGGAGTTTCGGGTACGTCCGGGAGACCAACTACGGCGAGCTGTTCGACGTCCGGGTGGAGGCCGGGGCGACCAACCTGGCGTTCACCGACGTCGCGATCGCCCCGCACACCGACAACCCGTACCGCGACCCCGTCCCCACCCTGCAACTGCTGCACTGCCTGGCCAACGAGGCCGTCGGCGGCGACTCCGGCCTGGTCGACGGCTTCCGCGCCGCCGCGCTGCTGCGCGACCAGGACCCGGCTGCCTTCGACCTGCTCACCCGCACCCCGGTGCCGTTCCGCTACCGGGACCGCTCCGCCGACCTGACCGCCGAGAAGCCGCTGATCGGGCTCGACCCGCGCGGCGCGATCCGCGAGGTCCGCTTCAACAACCGCTCCGTCTCCACCCTGCGCGGCCCGGTCGGGGCCGAGCTGGACGCCTTCTACGCCGCGTACCGCGCCTTCGCCGCGATCACCCTGCGCCCCGAGCTGCAGCTGGAGTTCCGGCTCGGCCCCGGCGACTGCCTGATCTTCGACAACACCCGCCTGCTGCACGCCCGCACCGCCTTCGAGCAGGCCGGCCGCCGTCACCTGCAGGGCTGCTACGCCGACCTCGACTCGCTCTCCTCCACCCTCTCGGTGCTGCGCCGCAACACCGCCGCCCTGGACGAGCTGGAGGCGCTGTTCGAGGGCGAGGGCGCCGCCGAGTACCTCGGCGAGGCCGTCACCATGGCCGAGCACATGCTGCAGGCCGGCGCGCTGGCCCGCGCCGCCGGCGCCCCGCCCGCACTGGTGGCCGCCGCGCTGCTCCACGACGTCGGCCACTTCCACGGCAGCGGGCTGGAGTTGATGGCGGGCGCCGACAACCGCCACGGCGAGACCGCCGCCGCCTGGCTCTCCCGGTACTTCCCGGCCGCCGTCACCGAGCCCGTCCGCCTGCACGTCGAGGCCAAGCGCTACCTGTGCACCGCGGAACCCGACTACGTCGACCGCCTCTCCCCCGCCTCCGTGCACACCCTCGCGCTCCAGGGCGGCCCGCTCACCCCGGAGCAGGCCGCCGCCTTCGCCGCCCTCCCGTTCGGCGCGGACGCGGTCACCGTCCGCCGCTGGGACGAGGCCGCCAAGGACCCGGCCGCCCCGACCCCTTCGTTCGCCGAGTTCCGGCCGCTGCTGCTGGAGTTGATGCGCTAG